The following coding sequences are from one Melanotaenia boesemani isolate fMelBoe1 chromosome 17, fMelBoe1.pri, whole genome shotgun sequence window:
- the LOC121656619 gene encoding major histocompatibility complex class I-related gene protein-like isoform X3 — protein MKTLLLLLFACRMSSSVKHSLTYMASGFSGVPNMPDYMMTGEFGQIQVDYCDSNKTRRSYPGLWEKLNQIDPEILKFLNEQCFEIQPLFFKGVISGLKENNTNEAVHILQGITGCGWDERTGDRSPILRRGYDGENFMELDMKTFTWIVQNPLAAPIKQMWDANPAVKAYLKRFFTEICPQWLKKLVSLGLLKETDWRRYDCVFQLSGLENNITTILDKNMIRTNLVSPSEFPSGAVIGGCVGLLLLLLCITGLFFWKRNNNGFRPTNTSDSSEKTSDSSQRRNDDELQ, from the exons ATGAAGACGTTATTGTTGCTTCTCTTCGCATGTCGCATGTCATCATCAG TGAAACATTCACTGACGTATATGGCCAGTGGATTTTCTGGAGTCCCAAATATGCCAGACTATATGATGACGGGAGAATTCGGACAAATACAAGTGGATTACTGCGACAGCAACAAAACCAGAAGAAGTTATCCAGGTTTATGGGAAAAACTCAATCAAATTGATCCTGAGATCCTGAAATTCCTCAATGAACAGTGTTTTGAAATTCAGCCACTGTTTTTCAAAGGTGTTATTAGTGGACTgaaggaaaacaacacaaatgaag CTGTCCACATTTTACAGGGTATAACTGGCTGTGGATGGGATGAAAGAACTGGAGATAGGAGCCCCATTTTACGGCGTGGTTATGATGGGGAAAACTTCATGGAATtagacatgaaaacatttacatgGATTGTTCAAAACCCCCTGGCTGCCCCAATCAAACAAATGTGGGACGCCAACCCAGCTGTTAAAGCCTATTTGAAGCGATTCTTCACTGAGATTTGCCCTCAGTGGCTCAAGAAGCTTGTGTCTCTTGGCCTTCTTAAGGAAACAG ACTGGAGGAGGTACGACTGTGTGTTTCAGCTCTCTGGTCTAGAAAACAACATCACAACCATCCTGGACAAAAACATGATCAGGACTAATTTGG TTTCTCCATCAGAGTTTCCTTCTGGTGCAGTCATCGGAGGTTGTGTaggactgctgctgctgctgctctgcatcACCGGACTCTTCTTCTGGAAAAGGAACAATAACG GGTTCAGACCTACAAACA CCTCAGATTCATCAGAGAAAACTTCAGACTCAAGTCAACGAA gaaatgatgatgaaCTCCAGTGA
- the LOC121656619 gene encoding major histocompatibility complex class I-related gene protein-like isoform X2 produces MKTLLLLLFACRMSSSVKHSLTYMASGFSGVPNMPDYMMTGEFGQIQVDYCDSNKTRRSYPGLWEKLNQIDPEILKFLNEQCFEIQPLFFKGVISGLKENNTNEAVHILQGITGCGWDERTGDRSPILRRGYDGENFMELDMKTFTWIVQNPLAAPIKQMWDANPAVKAYLKRFFTEICPQWLKKLVSLGLLKETELPSVSLLQKTPSSPVSCHATGFYPNTALMFWRKDGEEIHENVEHGEILPNHDWTFQLSVKLNVSSIPPEDWRRYDCVFQLSGLENNITTILDKNMIRTNLEFPSGAVIGGCVGLLLLLLCITGLFFWKRNNNGFRPTNTSDSSEKTSDSSQRRNDDELQ; encoded by the exons ATGAAGACGTTATTGTTGCTTCTCTTCGCATGTCGCATGTCATCATCAG TGAAACATTCACTGACGTATATGGCCAGTGGATTTTCTGGAGTCCCAAATATGCCAGACTATATGATGACGGGAGAATTCGGACAAATACAAGTGGATTACTGCGACAGCAACAAAACCAGAAGAAGTTATCCAGGTTTATGGGAAAAACTCAATCAAATTGATCCTGAGATCCTGAAATTCCTCAATGAACAGTGTTTTGAAATTCAGCCACTGTTTTTCAAAGGTGTTATTAGTGGACTgaaggaaaacaacacaaatgaag CTGTCCACATTTTACAGGGTATAACTGGCTGTGGATGGGATGAAAGAACTGGAGATAGGAGCCCCATTTTACGGCGTGGTTATGATGGGGAAAACTTCATGGAATtagacatgaaaacatttacatgGATTGTTCAAAACCCCCTGGCTGCCCCAATCAAACAAATGTGGGACGCCAACCCAGCTGTTAAAGCCTATTTGAAGCGATTCTTCACTGAGATTTGCCCTCAGTGGCTCAAGAAGCTTGTGTCTCTTGGCCTTCTTAAGGAAACAG AGCTTCCCTCAGTGTCTCTCCTCCAGAAGACTCCCTCCTCTCCGGTCAGCTGCCACGCTACAGGTTTCTATCCTAACACAGCTCTGATGTTCTGGAGGAAAGATGGAGAGGAGATCCATGAAAATGTGGAACATGGAGAGATCTTACCCAACCATGATTGGACCTTCCAGTTAAGTGTTAAATTGAATGTTTCCTCAATCCCACCTGAAGACTGGAGGAGGTACGACTGTGTGTTTCAGCTCTCTGGTCTAGAAAACAACATCACAACCATCCTGGACAAAAACATGATCAGGACTAATTTGG AGTTTCCTTCTGGTGCAGTCATCGGAGGTTGTGTaggactgctgctgctgctgctctgcatcACCGGACTCTTCTTCTGGAAAAGGAACAATAACG GGTTCAGACCTACAAACA CCTCAGATTCATCAGAGAAAACTTCAGACTCAAGTCAACGAA gaaatgatgatgaaCTCCAGTGA
- the LOC121656619 gene encoding major histocompatibility complex class I-related gene protein-like isoform X1 — MKTLLLLLFACRMSSSVKHSLTYMASGFSGVPNMPDYMMTGEFGQIQVDYCDSNKTRRSYPGLWEKLNQIDPEILKFLNEQCFEIQPLFFKGVISGLKENNTNEAVHILQGITGCGWDERTGDRSPILRRGYDGENFMELDMKTFTWIVQNPLAAPIKQMWDANPAVKAYLKRFFTEICPQWLKKLVSLGLLKETELPSVSLLQKTPSSPVSCHATGFYPNTALMFWRKDGEEIHENVEHGEILPNHDWTFQLSVKLNVSSIPPEDWRRYDCVFQLSGLENNITTILDKNMIRTNLVSPSEFPSGAVIGGCVGLLLLLLCITGLFFWKRNNNGFRPTNTSDSSEKTSDSSQRRNDDELQ, encoded by the exons ATGAAGACGTTATTGTTGCTTCTCTTCGCATGTCGCATGTCATCATCAG TGAAACATTCACTGACGTATATGGCCAGTGGATTTTCTGGAGTCCCAAATATGCCAGACTATATGATGACGGGAGAATTCGGACAAATACAAGTGGATTACTGCGACAGCAACAAAACCAGAAGAAGTTATCCAGGTTTATGGGAAAAACTCAATCAAATTGATCCTGAGATCCTGAAATTCCTCAATGAACAGTGTTTTGAAATTCAGCCACTGTTTTTCAAAGGTGTTATTAGTGGACTgaaggaaaacaacacaaatgaag CTGTCCACATTTTACAGGGTATAACTGGCTGTGGATGGGATGAAAGAACTGGAGATAGGAGCCCCATTTTACGGCGTGGTTATGATGGGGAAAACTTCATGGAATtagacatgaaaacatttacatgGATTGTTCAAAACCCCCTGGCTGCCCCAATCAAACAAATGTGGGACGCCAACCCAGCTGTTAAAGCCTATTTGAAGCGATTCTTCACTGAGATTTGCCCTCAGTGGCTCAAGAAGCTTGTGTCTCTTGGCCTTCTTAAGGAAACAG AGCTTCCCTCAGTGTCTCTCCTCCAGAAGACTCCCTCCTCTCCGGTCAGCTGCCACGCTACAGGTTTCTATCCTAACACAGCTCTGATGTTCTGGAGGAAAGATGGAGAGGAGATCCATGAAAATGTGGAACATGGAGAGATCTTACCCAACCATGATTGGACCTTCCAGTTAAGTGTTAAATTGAATGTTTCCTCAATCCCACCTGAAGACTGGAGGAGGTACGACTGTGTGTTTCAGCTCTCTGGTCTAGAAAACAACATCACAACCATCCTGGACAAAAACATGATCAGGACTAATTTGG TTTCTCCATCAGAGTTTCCTTCTGGTGCAGTCATCGGAGGTTGTGTaggactgctgctgctgctgctctgcatcACCGGACTCTTCTTCTGGAAAAGGAACAATAACG GGTTCAGACCTACAAACA CCTCAGATTCATCAGAGAAAACTTCAGACTCAAGTCAACGAA gaaatgatgatgaaCTCCAGTGA